A section of the Phaseolus vulgaris cultivar G19833 chromosome 8, P. vulgaris v2.0, whole genome shotgun sequence genome encodes:
- the LOC137825952 gene encoding probable sodium/metabolite cotransporter BASS3, chloroplastic, producing the protein MALIPISCSPNLRLSPFQPPSRSLACLSKLTVQRGGAASSFACSTSHFRGRIGFHFLRRQPGKLSSLSFGADNRNAVGEVRERDLSQLLSALLPVVVAATAVAALVQPSTFTWVSKDLYAPALGGIMLSIGIRLSADDFALAFKRPLPLTLGLIAQYVLKPVLGVFIAKAFGLSRMFYAGFVLTACVSGAQLSSYANFLSKGDVALGILLTSYTTIASVVVTPLLTGLLIGSVVSVDAVAMSKSILQVVLIPVTLGLILNTYAKPVVSVLQPVMPFVAMICTSLCIGSPLALNRSQILSVEGLRLVFPVLTFHIVAFSLGYWFSKIPSLRQEEHVSRTLSLCSGMQSSTLAGLLATQFLDSSQAVPPACSVIAMAIMGLCLASFWGSGFAIRNLLPFAPQRTNSALKA; encoded by the exons ATGGCCTTAATACCCATCTCCTGTTCCCCAAACCTCCGCCTCTCACCCTTCCAACCACCCTCGCGCTCCCTCGCCTGCCTTTCAAAGCTGACCGTTCAGAGGGGTGGCGCGGCGTCGAGCTTCGCGTGCTCCACCTCGCACTTCCGCGGCAGAATTGGGTTCCACTTCCTCCGAAGACAGCCAGGGAAGTTATCGTCGCTCTCTTTCGGCGCTGACAATAGAAACGCCGTTGGGGAAGTGAGAGAAAGAGACTTGTCTCAGCTTCTGTCCGCATTGCTTCCCGTTGTTGTTGCTGCCACTGCCGTTGCCGCTCTCGTTCAACCTTCCACCTTTACTTG GGTATCTAAAGATTTATATGCACCTGCTCTTGGTGGGATTATGTTGTCTATTGGAATAAGACTATCGGCTGATGATTTTGCTCTTGCATTTAAGAG ACCTTTGCCACTTACCCTTGGGTTAATTGCGCAATATGTGCTTAAGCCTGTTCTTGGGGTCTTCATTGCGAAGGCTTTTGGTTTGTCTAGGATGTTTTATGCAGGTTTTGTCCTCACAGCTTGTGTTTCTGGGGCTCAGCTATCCAGCTATGCAAACTTTTTAAGCAAAGGGGATGTAGCCCTGGGCATTCTTCTCACAAGCTATACCACCATTGCATCAGTTGTTGTTACACCTCTGTTAACTGGTCTTCTGATTGGTTCAGTTGTGTCAGTTGATGCAGTTGCCATGTCAAAGTCAATTCTGCAG GTTGTTCTTATTCCGGTGACCCTTGGTCTTATCCTCAATACATATGCAAAGCCAGTAGTATCTGTTCTTCAACCTGTGATGCCCTTTGTTGCTATGATTTGTACTTCACTGTGCATCGGCAGCCCTCTTGCTTTAAACAGGAGTCAAATTTTGTCAGTCGAAGGTCTCCGATTGGTTTTTCCAGTATTAACATTCCATATTGTTGCCTTCAGTTTAGGCTATTGGTTCTCCAAGATTCCATCGTTGAG GCAAGAGGAACACGTGAGCAGAACCTTATCACTATGCAGTGGAATGCAGAGTTCCACCCTTGCAGGTCTTCTTGCAACCCAATTTTTGGATAGTAGTCAGGCAGTTCCTCCTGCGTGTTCTGTCATTGCTATGGCTATAATGGGTCTCTGTCTTGCTTCTTTTTGGGGAAGTGGCTTTGCAATTAGAAACCTGTTACCATTTGCTCCACAAAGAACCAATTCTGCTCTCaaagcataa